Proteins from one Carcharodon carcharias isolate sCarCar2 chromosome 19, sCarCar2.pri, whole genome shotgun sequence genomic window:
- the LOC121291705 gene encoding cornifelin homolog — protein MASTTVIVQQPGAVGGGSGQWSSGLCNICDDMPVCCCGLLCPLLMDCYVANSYGENCCLGCVPGSMIAVRTHMRLSYGIQGTICNDAMMICCCGTLELCRMAREMRRHNR, from the exons ATGGCATCAACGACTGTAATCGTTCAGCAGCCAGGAGCTGTGGGAGGAGGTAGTGGGCAGTGGAGCTCAGGATTATGCAACATTTGTGATGATATGCCCGTCT GCTGTTGTGGTCTCCTCTGCCCACTTTTAATGGATTGCTATGTGGCCAATAGTTATGGCGAGAATTGCTGTTTGGGTTGTGTGCCTGGAAGTATGATTGCAGTGAGAACTCATATGCGTCTTTCATATGGTATCCAG GGAACCATCTGTAATGATGCGATGATGATTTGCTGCTGTGGCACATTGGAACTTTGTCGAATGGCTCGTGAGATGCGTAGACACAATCGTTAA